Within the Echinicola sp. 20G genome, the region GCATACAAACGCTTATGATGAGGCGATCACCACGCCAACAGAATCTTCAGTGAGAAGGGCGATGGCCATCCAGTTGATCATTAATAAGGAGTTAGGGCTGGCCAAAAATGAAAACCCAACCCAAGGAGCTTTTATCATTGAAGAGTTGACTGATTTGGTGGAAGAAGCTGTTTATGCGGAATTTGAACGAATCACAGAACGTGGAGGTGTTTTAGGTGCAATGGAAACCATGTACCAAAGAGGAAAGATCCAAGAGGAGAGTCTACATTACGAAATGCTTAAACATACTGGGGAGTACCCGATTATTGGAGTGAATACATTCCTGTCTTCTGAGGGATCACCGACGGTAATTCCTGGGGAAGTAATCAGAGCTACTCAAGAAGAAAAAGAAGCCCAAATCAAGGAATTAGAAAACCTACATACAAAGTACAAGTCCTTATCTGAAGATTTATTGAATGATTTGAAGGGTGCAGCTGTTAGAAATAGCAACATATTCGACCAGTTGATGGAAGCTTCTAAACATTGTTCTTTAGGGCAGGTTACTAAGGCACTTTATGAAGTAGGAGGGCAGTATAGAAGAAATATGTAAAGTAAATAAATGTGTTTTATTTACCTGTATTTGGTGTAAATGGAATTTATTTGATAAAATATATTATATTGTTTTAAAATATCGCGAAATGGCAAAGAGAAATGTGACTGTGACAATGAAGGCTGATTATGAATATGAGGCCGTAAATCCACAAGGTAATAAGGTGCAGATTGATATGTATGATCCAGAAAAAAAACAACACCAATCACCAATGGATCTTGTTTTGTCAGCTGTAGCAAGCTGTGCTTCTGTGGATGCAGTATTAATGATGAAAAAGAAGAGAAGAACTGTAGAGGATTTTATTGTAGAGGCGGAAGGAGATAGAAATGATGGGGTTCCCGCCTTTTACAAATCAATTCACATGAAATTCACCTTGGTGTCTCCGGATGCTACTGATGAAGAGTTTGCTAAAGTGGTTAAATTATCCGTGGATAAGTATTGCTCTGTGTCTGCTTCCTTAAGTTCAGAAATCACTTATAGTTCTGAAGTTAGAAGTGTATGAGGATTATCAAAGAATTTACCAAAAAAGACATTCGAATATCTATCTTTTCTTGGAACAACAAGTATTTATTGAAATACGAGCAAGGAATGATAGAACAGACTTTTAAAGTCAACGAAATGGATATTTTAGAGGAGAGTGATTTGGATGTCTTTTTTTCTGATACTTTTTTGGAAGAGATTCAGAAAAGATTTGATGAGATGCACCAATCGCTTAGAAATCAAGTTGAAAATATTTAAATTTACTTGTAATTTAAATATTCATGGATGAAATATAGTTTTTTCATAGTTATTTGTGTTTTGTTGGCTTTTTCTTTCTCTTGTGAAGAGGAGCCGATGAGGATAAACCAAAGTGAATTTATCGAGCTCGATTCCATCGTATCGGTTATGGAATCAGATTTAGCTCCTTTGGAAGATGAGATCGCAAGATTAGCGTCTTATACGGAAAGTTTGTTTGATCACAAGGCCGAATTAGTCGAGAAGGCAGAGATGGATCGATACAAGCTTTCAAAAGATGGGGTGATTTTCAGGGAAATGTCCCAGGAAGGGGAAAGCAGTGTTTTTGTTTCTAGCATCACACCTAACAGAGATAGTGTTTATCACCAAGTATACTATACCGAAGAACTAGATTCTGCGTTTTCAAGAATTCAATCTAGTTCACCATTTGTTTCTCAAGTGTATTTTAACACAAGATTGCAGATGTGTAGAATTTATCCAGCATTAGATGTGTTGAACGTGTTTGATTCTGAAATGGACCTAACTTCTTTTAACTTTTATTATATGGCTGATGAAGTTAGAAATCCTGAGAAGAAAAGTAAGTGGGTAGAGGATATTTATGTAGACCCGGCTGGAAGAGGGTGGATTCTTTCATTAATTCATCCAGTTTATTTTAATGAGGAATTAGAAGGAGTGATTGGGTTGGACATTACGGTAAATGATATCATTCAAAGGTTTTTAAGTTATAAAGAGAGAAAGTTCTTATTGATAGATGGTTCAGGGAATATCGTGGCAGGCACGTCTGCAGCTATAGAAGTGTTGAACTTACCTCCTTTGAAAAACCATACCTATGTACAAACCATTAATGCCGATAATTTTAGAAAAGAGGATTATAATCTGTTTAAATCTAAAAGCAAAGAGGTAAGGAAAATGGTCGCCAAGTTCCTGTTGGAAAAAGATAACAATTACATTGTGAATGATGATTATTCTTCCAAACAGTACCAAGTCCTATGTCGGCAAATGAACCTTCTAAATTGGTATGTTTTAGAAATCAAAGATTGAGAATAAAAGACATTTTATGAACAATACGGACAAATCACAGCGATTTCTTGTACTAGTTTGGATGTCCATAGCATCTATTGTTCTTATTTTATTTTTGGCTTATTTTTTCTACAACACACTTTCTAACAATTTGTTGAGCAACAGTAAACAATTTTTAAATAAGCAGGTTGAAATAGCTTCCAATGAGGTTCAAAGGAGATTCAACTCCTTGCATGAAGATCTAACTTATTATTCACAAAGTCTGGAAAGTTATTCTAGCTTTGATACCGAGGAAAAAATTCAGTTGCATGAAGCTCGTACAAGAAGACTTCTGAACTCCTACAGAACTTTGGTGGATACCCTTTTTTTGGATGTGGGAAATACCAGGTGGGCTTACTTGATTAGGGATAACAATTATTTTGAAAAAATAAGAATTCCAACAAATCGAACTTTCAGTTACCCAGGAAGATATGTCAAAGTAAGTTCTCAAAGAGAACCTCTTAGTCTGGTCGCTTCTATTAACATAGATAAATTTCTTTCGGATTACGCAGCCAATCATTATCTGGGAGAAGGTGGATTTAAGTTTTATTTTGTTAATGGAGAACCCTATTACATCAAAGAGGGAGGTTCCTCAAAAGAAGTCAGTTTTTCAGATAAAACACTAAAGGAAATCAACAATGAGATATCAGGGGGATTACGTGGTATTTACATAGGAGGTGTGAAGAACTCGGGAGAACATGAGTCCGAAATAGGTGCCATTATTGCCCAATATCCTTTTGATTTGTATCCTTTGAATAGTGAATTTGCATTTGTGTTTGCACAAGATAGAAGTGTGATAATCTCTAGACTTTATGGAACTTATCTCTATATGGTGGTGGGGTTATTTTTGCTATTAATTTTAATACTTTTTCTAATGATACGACACTTTAGAAGTATTAACGAAAAGAACTACGAACTAGAGAAAAAATCAGATGAAATTAATCGCCTATTTGATCAGCAAACCATGCTACTTCAGGAAATCAATGGATATGTTTTCTATCATGACAACAAAGGCAGAATATCCAATGTGAGTGATAATTTAAGTGAAGTATTAGGCTATTCGAAAAAAGAGTTTATTGCCAATAATAGGTCCTATATAATAAACGAAGATTTGGAGAGCTTGGAAAAAAAAGTGGCAAAAGCCATATATGAAAAGCAGGATTATCTGACGTATGAGCTAAGCTTTATCAAAAAAGGAGGTTCAATAATTCGGGCAAAAAGCTTCGAGAAGCTATTTTATGATGAGGAGGGAAACTTTATAAGTAGTGTTGGGATTTGTACCGATATCAATGAAAAGTACTTGGCAGAACAGGAGTTGATAAGGAGTGAAAATAGACTTAGGGCAGTTTTGAACAGCCTTCCAGACATTATTTTTATTTATAATAATGAAGGTGTATTTCTTGATTATTATGTGCAGAATAGAGAATTATTAATAGAGCCTCCCGAAGACTCCATTGGTAGGCACCTCGTAGATGTGGTTCCGGAATCCAAAAAAGAAATCCTTAATGGCGCCTTTAATAGAGCACTGAGAACTGGTAAAACCCAAAAGGTAGAAGTGGTTCTAAATACAGGAAATGGAAAAAGGTTTCTCCAAGTGAGGTTCTTCAAGTTGGACGAAGAAAGAATGATTTCTGTAGGAAGGGATGTGACTGAGCAAAGGCTGTGGGAAAAAGGTTTGCAAGAAGCAAAAGAAGTAGCTGAAGTGGCCAATAAGGCAAAGTCAGAGTTTTTGGCTAGCATGAGTCATGAAATAAGAACCCCAATGAATGGGCTCTTAGGAATGATTGGTTTATTGGAGAATACTTCGCTTGATGAAGATCAGGAGAGTTTTGTAAAGGTGATCAGAGATTCAGGTGAGTCACTCTTGTCCATTATTAAAGATATTCTAGACTATTCAAAAATCGAGGAAGGAAAATTAGAACTAAATGTAAGCAGCTTCCAATTTAGAGAGGAACTCAAAAGAGTGATCAGTATTTTTTCGGGTATGGTCACTGAAAAGAAAATTTCTTTAAATGTCAGTATATCTGATGATATCCCAGTGTGGATGGTTTTGGACAAGGAAAAGTTGAGCCAAATCCTCTTTAACATTATTGGTAATGCCATTAAATTTACTCCAAAAGGAGGTACTGTTGATCTAAAGGTAACAGGTGAACCGATTTTGGATAAGAATTTCATGATCTACTTTTTGGTAAAAGACACAGGGGTTGGGATTCCAAAGTCCAAAATCCCCCAATTGATCAATCCTTTCACTCAAGCAGATAGAGGTACTTTAGAAGAGAGAAGTGGGACTGGATTGGGCTTGGCTATTGCCAATAAGTTAATTGAGTTAATGGGTGGGAGCTTACAGATTGAGAGTGAACTTGATGAGGGCTCTGAGTTTTCATTTACGATTTTTTCCCGGGTATCTGAAAGTGCTGATCAAGACAATAGGGACTTTGAAAAGTATTCAAAAGGAGATTATGCGCTTTCCCATATTTCAGACAAGTACCCACTCGAAATCTTGTTGGTAGAAGACAATGATATTAACCTTAAATTTATGAAGTTACTCATGAAACAGTTAGGGTATGAGGTGGATACAGCGCATAACGGGATAGAGGCGGTAAAAGCAGTAAGGGCTAAAAAGTATGATATGATCTTTATGGATTATCAAATGCCTCTTATGAATGGCCTGGAAGCTTCCCAAAGTATTAGAACCATCAAGAATGGTGCAGATGTAAGGATAGTAGGGCTTTCTGCCAATGTGTTTAAGGAGGATATCGAAAAAGCTTTTCTTGCTGGTATGGACGATTACCTAACGAAACCAATTAAAATCAGGGATATAGTCAAGAAAATTAAAGAAAGCTTTGAGCTAAATACCTAAAAGTAAAGCCTGATGAATTTCATCAGGCTTTACTTTTTTACAGTTTGGTGTTGATATCAAATGCTTCCAGGTATTCGGCAACTCTCTTGACAAACATTCCGCCAAGTGAACCATCCACTACCCTGTGGTCATAACTGTGAGAAAGGAACATTTTATGCCTGATAGCAATTACATCTCCAGTTGGTGTCTCCACTACAGCCGGTTTTTTAGTGATGGCTCCTACAGCCAAGATGGCCACTTGAGGTTGCATGATAATAGGCGTTCCCATCACATTGCCAAAAGACCCTACATTGGAAATGGTATAAGTGCCACCTGATAGTTCATCAGGTGATAATTTATTGGCTCTGGCTCTGGCTCTGGCTGCTAAGTCATTGACTTTTTTGGAAAGTCCAACAAGGTTAAGCTCATTGGCTTTTCTGATTACAGGTACAATTAGGTTTCCGCTTGGAAGCGCTACCGCCACTCCAATATTGATGTCCTTCTTCTTAATGATTTTATCTCCATCCACAGAGATATTGATCATAGGGAAATCCTGGATAGCTTTAGCTACTGCTTCAATGAAGAATGGAGTAAAGGTAATTGGTTCACCTTCCTTTTGTTTATAGGCATCTTTGACTTTATTTCTCCATAACACTATGTTGGTAACATCAGCTTCAACGAAAGAAGTTACGTGTGGAGAGATCCTCTTAGACTCTACCATTCGTTCAGAGATCATTTTTCTCATTCGATCCATTTCGATGATTTCATCTCCAGCGCTGATGCTAGGGGAAGCTTTTGGGGATGCTATGGTTGAAGCTGAAACAGGATTGGATCCTCTGGTTTTGAGGTAGCTTAGCATGTCGTTTTTGGTGACACGACCATCTTTGCCAGTACCTGGTATGGTAGCTAATTCAGCTTTATCAATTCCTTCTTCTTTGGCAATACTAAGCACTAGTGGAGAATAAAACCTATCGTCTGAAATGTTGGATGCCGGTCTCTCTGCTACAAGTGCCGCTGTTTGTGCAGGGGCTGCAGCTATCAATTCTTCTTTTTGTATGTCTTTATCATTGTTTGAAGCAGCACTCTCAGACTTTTCTTCAGTTTCTCCTTCTACTTCAATTATTGCAATTGGGGCACCCACAGCGATTACATCACCCTCTTTTGCCAATATTTTCTTTAATACACCGGCATGAGAAGAAGGAACCTCTGTGTCCACTTTATCAGTTGCTACCTCTAGTACAGATTCATCTTGCTCAATGGCCTCTCCTTCGCTTTTTAACCAAGTCAGGATAGTGCCTTCTATAATACTCTCACCCATTTTGGGCATTACCATTTCTACAGTTGCCATATAATATTTATTTAATTGGGTTTATCTCCTGCTTTTAAAATTATATTTTAATTTTCTGCTTTCAAAATGCTATTAACGGAATTTGTTAAAAGTTTTCGTTTGTTAGCTGTTTTCGTAATAGACTAAGAACGGCTATAGCTGAATATTGGATGTTTAAAGCCCTGTCATGAGCCAATTGCAGCTTTTTAGTTTTTACACCTTTTTCTGATGCGCAGGCAATCCATACTGTTCCTACAGGTTTTTCTGGAGAGCCACCCCCTGGTCCTGCAATTCCACTGCTTGCCAAGCCAAAATCTGATTTGAATTTTTTCCTGACCATTTGAGCCATCTCTATCACCGTCTCTTCGCTTACGGCTCCATGATCTTTTAAAGTAAGTATATTGACATCAAGCAGGTCTGATTTGAACTGGTTGTGATAGGGAACTATCGCGCCATTGAAATAATTGCTGCTACCAGGAACACTGGTGATAAGGTGGGAAATATAACCACCAGTACAGCTTTCTGCAAACGACACAGTTTTGTTTTGATGTATCAATATTTTGCCCACAGCTTCTTCCAATGTCTCTTGGTCAAAACCATAAATGTAGGTTTTGATCAAAGGAGTAACTTTTTCAATTTCCACTAGGACATTCCTTTCCAGTTGATCATAATCGTCTCCAAAAGCGGTCAGCCTAAGCTTCACTTGACCTAATGATGGTAAATAAGCCAATTTGATATGACTAGGAAGAGCATCTTCCCAATCGATAATCATATCTGCTAGCCAACTTTCGCCTATCCCTACTGTTTTGATCACTTTATGATAGATCACTGGAAGTGGAAATAGTTCTTTT harbors:
- a CDS encoding PAS domain-containing hybrid sensor histidine kinase/response regulator — translated: MNNTDKSQRFLVLVWMSIASIVLILFLAYFFYNTLSNNLLSNSKQFLNKQVEIASNEVQRRFNSLHEDLTYYSQSLESYSSFDTEEKIQLHEARTRRLLNSYRTLVDTLFLDVGNTRWAYLIRDNNYFEKIRIPTNRTFSYPGRYVKVSSQREPLSLVASINIDKFLSDYAANHYLGEGGFKFYFVNGEPYYIKEGGSSKEVSFSDKTLKEINNEISGGLRGIYIGGVKNSGEHESEIGAIIAQYPFDLYPLNSEFAFVFAQDRSVIISRLYGTYLYMVVGLFLLLILILFLMIRHFRSINEKNYELEKKSDEINRLFDQQTMLLQEINGYVFYHDNKGRISNVSDNLSEVLGYSKKEFIANNRSYIINEDLESLEKKVAKAIYEKQDYLTYELSFIKKGGSIIRAKSFEKLFYDEEGNFISSVGICTDINEKYLAEQELIRSENRLRAVLNSLPDIIFIYNNEGVFLDYYVQNRELLIEPPEDSIGRHLVDVVPESKKEILNGAFNRALRTGKTQKVEVVLNTGNGKRFLQVRFFKLDEERMISVGRDVTEQRLWEKGLQEAKEVAEVANKAKSEFLASMSHEIRTPMNGLLGMIGLLENTSLDEDQESFVKVIRDSGESLLSIIKDILDYSKIEEGKLELNVSSFQFREELKRVISIFSGMVTEKKISLNVSISDDIPVWMVLDKEKLSQILFNIIGNAIKFTPKGGTVDLKVTGEPILDKNFMIYFLVKDTGVGIPKSKIPQLINPFTQADRGTLEERSGTGLGLAIANKLIELMGGSLQIESELDEGSEFSFTIFSRVSESADQDNRDFEKYSKGDYALSHISDKYPLEILLVEDNDINLKFMKLLMKQLGYEVDTAHNGIEAVKAVRAKKYDMIFMDYQMPLMNGLEASQSIRTIKNGADVRIVGLSANVFKEDIEKAFLAGMDDYLTKPIKIRDIVKKIKESFELNT
- a CDS encoding cache domain-containing protein, which produces MKYSFFIVICVLLAFSFSCEEEPMRINQSEFIELDSIVSVMESDLAPLEDEIARLASYTESLFDHKAELVEKAEMDRYKLSKDGVIFREMSQEGESSVFVSSITPNRDSVYHQVYYTEELDSAFSRIQSSSPFVSQVYFNTRLQMCRIYPALDVLNVFDSEMDLTSFNFYYMADEVRNPEKKSKWVEDIYVDPAGRGWILSLIHPVYFNEELEGVIGLDITVNDIIQRFLSYKERKFLLIDGSGNIVAGTSAAIEVLNLPPLKNHTYVQTINADNFRKEDYNLFKSKSKEVRKMVAKFLLEKDNNYIVNDDYSSKQYQVLCRQMNLLNWYVLEIKD
- a CDS encoding competence/damage-inducible protein A — encoded protein: MQEVTAEIIAIGDELLYGQIQDTNSHWISQQLDQIGVRVVRKTTVGDNEKDILHAFSSAEKRANIILITGGLGPTKDDLTKPLMAKYFNCSIEPVQEAIDDVKIFFEKRGRELTPLNKLQGHLPTKCTYVRNAMGTAPGMWFEENGAVWMSMPGVPHEMKHLMEVFVLPKIKELFPLPVIYHKVIKTVGIGESWLADMIIDWEDALPSHIKLAYLPSLGQVKLRLTAFGDDYDQLERNVLVEIEKVTPLIKTYIYGFDQETLEEAVGKILIHQNKTVSFAESCTGGYISHLITSVPGSSNYFNGAIVPYHNQFKSDLLDVNILTLKDHGAVSEETVIEMAQMVRKKFKSDFGLASSGIAGPGGGSPEKPVGTVWIACASEKGVKTKKLQLAHDRALNIQYSAIAVLSLLRKQLTNENF
- a CDS encoding dihydrolipoamide acetyltransferase family protein yields the protein MATVEMVMPKMGESIIEGTILTWLKSEGEAIEQDESVLEVATDKVDTEVPSSHAGVLKKILAKEGDVIAVGAPIAIIEVEGETEEKSESAASNNDKDIQKEELIAAAPAQTAALVAERPASNISDDRFYSPLVLSIAKEEGIDKAELATIPGTGKDGRVTKNDMLSYLKTRGSNPVSASTIASPKASPSISAGDEIIEMDRMRKMISERMVESKRISPHVTSFVEADVTNIVLWRNKVKDAYKQKEGEPITFTPFFIEAVAKAIQDFPMINISVDGDKIIKKKDINIGVAVALPSGNLIVPVIRKANELNLVGLSKKVNDLAARARARANKLSPDELSGGTYTISNVGSFGNVMGTPIIMQPQVAILAVGAITKKPAVVETPTGDVIAIRHKMFLSHSYDHRVVDGSLGGMFVKRVAEYLEAFDINTKL
- a CDS encoding OsmC family protein — encoded protein: MAKRNVTVTMKADYEYEAVNPQGNKVQIDMYDPEKKQHQSPMDLVLSAVASCASVDAVLMMKKKRRTVEDFIVEAEGDRNDGVPAFYKSIHMKFTLVSPDATDEEFAKVVKLSVDKYCSVSASLSSEITYSSEVRSV